One genomic region from Nostoc sphaeroides encodes:
- the nadC gene encoding carboxylating nicotinate-nucleotide diphosphorylase encodes MRNSGVLPPWLVLDPLLRGWLMEDIGRGDRTTNTLLVEDVTLGSAKWIAKASGIIAGLPLAARVFQILNEKASFVAVAAEGTWCEPGQVVAEIHGSLDTLLMGERVALNLAMRLSGIATLTNIYVEKIADLPAQLVDTRKTTPGLRLLEKYATALGGAINHRMGLDDAVMIKDNHIAAAGGIGEAVTRIRSQIPYPLTIEVETESLEQVKEALQYNADIIMLDNMPLDMMPQAVQLIRQQDSRVKIEASGNVTLETIRGVAETGVDYISSSAPITQSKWLDLSMRIVL; translated from the coding sequence GTGAGGAATTCTGGTGTTTTGCCACCCTGGTTGGTTTTAGATCCACTGTTGCGTGGCTGGTTGATGGAGGATATTGGCAGGGGCGATCGCACAACAAATACGCTACTAGTAGAAGATGTGACGCTAGGCTCGGCTAAATGGATAGCTAAAGCTTCAGGAATAATTGCTGGCTTACCACTTGCTGCTAGGGTGTTTCAGATTTTGAATGAAAAAGCCAGCTTTGTGGCGGTTGCGGCTGAAGGTACATGGTGTGAACCGGGACAGGTAGTAGCTGAAATTCATGGTTCGCTGGATACGCTGCTCATGGGGGAACGAGTTGCGCTCAATTTGGCTATGCGGTTGAGTGGGATTGCTACGCTGACTAATATATATGTAGAGAAAATTGCTGATTTACCTGCTCAGTTGGTGGATACGCGTAAAACGACACCAGGACTGAGACTGTTGGAAAAGTATGCGACTGCTTTGGGTGGGGCGATTAATCACCGCATGGGGTTGGATGATGCAGTGATGATTAAGGATAATCATATTGCGGCGGCTGGGGGAATTGGAGAAGCTGTTACCCGTATTCGTTCTCAGATACCTTATCCCTTGACTATAGAGGTTGAGACGGAAAGTTTAGAGCAGGTGAAAGAAGCTTTGCAGTACAACGCTGACATTATTATGTTGGATAATATGCCTTTGGATATGATGCCTCAGGCGGTGCAATTGATTCGCCAGCAGGATAGTCGGGTGAAAATTGAAGCTTCGGGGAATGTAACTTTGGAAACGATTCGCGGTGTGGCGGAAACCGGTGTTGACTATATTTCTAGCAGTGCGCCGATTACTCAGTCGAAGTGGTTGGATTTGAGTATGAGGATTGTACTTTAA
- a CDS encoding metal ABC transporter permease: MLQALIEPLQYGFMQRSLVIAILVGMLCAVVGSYLMVQRLALLGDAISHSVLPGLAIAFMVGANIYIGAFIAGVLSTMAIAWIRVRSPIKEDAAMGIVFSAFFALGITLITVIQKDNKIDLNHFLFGNILGVTIDEVRDTAIIATIVLIVVILLYKELLFYTFDPLGAQAAGLPVNRLNFGLMVLIALTIVASMKAVGVILVLSLLITPGATAYLLVKRLNQVMILGAVIGVISSISGMYLSYFYNLPSGPAIVLVVSGLFLLALLFGPKYGIFTNRQLKTKE, encoded by the coding sequence ATGTTACAAGCATTAATTGAGCCGTTGCAATACGGCTTTATGCAGCGATCGCTAGTGATTGCGATTTTAGTTGGGATGTTGTGTGCAGTTGTAGGCAGCTACTTAATGGTGCAGCGACTAGCTTTGCTGGGTGATGCCATCAGTCACTCAGTTTTACCAGGACTAGCGATCGCTTTTATGGTAGGAGCAAATATATATATTGGGGCATTTATTGCCGGAGTTTTGAGTACAATGGCGATCGCCTGGATTAGAGTGCGATCGCCAATCAAAGAAGATGCGGCAATGGGCATAGTTTTTTCAGCATTCTTTGCCCTTGGTATCACCCTAATTACTGTTATTCAAAAAGATAACAAAATCGACCTGAACCACTTCCTTTTCGGTAACATTCTCGGTGTTACTATTGATGAAGTGCGGGATACTGCTATTATTGCCACTATTGTTTTAATAGTTGTTATTTTATTATACAAAGAGCTTTTATTTTACACATTTGATCCTTTAGGCGCTCAAGCCGCAGGTTTACCCGTGAATCGGCTAAACTTTGGACTGATGGTGCTAATAGCTTTAACAATAGTCGCCAGCATGAAAGCTGTCGGTGTAATTTTAGTATTATCACTTTTAATTACACCAGGAGCTACCGCCTATTTATTAGTTAAACGCCTCAACCAAGTAATGATTTTGGGTGCGGTAATTGGCGTAATTTCTAGTATTAGCGGTATGTATCTTAGCTACTTTTATAACTTGCCCTCTGGGCCTGCGATCGTATTAGTAGTATCTGGATTATTTTTGCTAGCATTACTATTTGGTCCTAAATACGGTATTTTTACTAATAGACAACTTAAAACCAAAGAATAA
- a CDS encoding DNA double-strand break repair nuclease NurA — translation MLDLTKLARQMQGLSQHLTLEAVASRQRLELAQQHLKNAYESQQDLIDRQEKWRDRILFANATPIEPLETCIDIPVPPKIHTVIATDGSQIAPNHHEIAYCYLLNIGRVVLHYGQNRHPILDSLPEVFYRPEDLYMSRQWGIRTEEWMSFRRTASEATVLAELACAAKGEAPALAMVDGSLIYWFLEQLPMDARDRILPPILEAWQQMRDAQIPLMGYLSASRSIETMNFLRLLACPHPAPDCKTYCPNQLEKVACKIFEQLRDTSVWATRLKPGQRSTLWRSNSPILELYGDQTIYFCYVHVGTEIARIEVPAWVAESVTILDQALGLMLAQVQKGYGYPVAIAEAHNQAVVKGGDRTRFFALLEQQMIKAGLKNVGTSYKEARKRGSIA, via the coding sequence ATGCTTGATCTCACAAAACTGGCGCGACAAATGCAGGGTTTAAGTCAGCATCTTACTTTAGAAGCTGTTGCGAGTCGTCAGCGTTTAGAATTGGCGCAACAACATCTCAAAAATGCTTACGAGTCTCAACAAGATTTAATCGATCGCCAGGAAAAATGGCGCGATCGCATTCTCTTTGCTAATGCTACCCCAATAGAGCCGTTAGAAACCTGCATTGATATCCCAGTTCCCCCCAAAATTCATACTGTCATCGCTACCGATGGTTCCCAAATTGCCCCCAACCATCACGAAATTGCTTACTGTTATCTCCTAAATATCGGCAGAGTAGTTTTACACTACGGACAAAATCGCCATCCGATACTCGATAGTTTGCCAGAAGTATTTTACCGCCCAGAAGATTTATATATGTCTCGGCAGTGGGGAATTAGAACCGAGGAATGGATGAGTTTTCGCCGCACTGCTTCAGAAGCAACGGTGTTAGCAGAACTTGCATGTGCAGCCAAAGGGGAAGCACCAGCATTAGCGATGGTAGATGGTTCCTTAATTTACTGGTTTCTAGAACAATTACCGATGGATGCCCGCGATCGCATTTTACCCCCCATATTAGAAGCTTGGCAGCAAATGCGTGATGCTCAAATTCCCTTAATGGGCTATCTTAGTGCCTCTCGCAGCATCGAAACAATGAACTTTTTACGCTTATTAGCTTGTCCTCATCCAGCACCTGACTGTAAAACTTATTGCCCAAATCAGTTAGAAAAAGTAGCTTGTAAAATTTTTGAACAGTTGCGAGATACTTCTGTTTGGGCAACCCGACTCAAACCAGGACAACGTAGTACCCTGTGGCGCAGTAATTCCCCCATCCTCGAACTCTACGGAGATCAAACCATTTACTTTTGCTATGTCCACGTTGGCACCGAAATCGCCCGGATTGAAGTTCCAGCATGGGTAGCAGAGAGTGTAACCATACTAGATCAAGCATTGGGGCTAATGCTAGCACAAGTCCAAAAAGGATATGGCTACCCAGTTGCGATCGCAGAAGCCCATAACCAAGCAGTAGTAAAAGGTGGCGATAGAACGCGTTTCTTTGCCCTCCTCGAACAACAAATGATTAAAGCCGGTCTAAAAAATGTGGGAACTTCCTATAAAGAAGCCAGAAAGCGCGGCAGTATTGCTTAA
- the lnt gene encoding apolipoprotein N-acyltransferase — protein MQKKQNKKQGEQGKQGRQGERLTSLLPYLIALASGILMGLTVAPVSAWLLAWIAIVPLWVLVVTSAKGKNQFPPAFFWGIGFHGVALFWITGIHPMTWLGVPWLPSLAITIFCWGFISVLGGVFLTIWAAVMVRLNGQKPWLRVLIGTAVWCGLESLWSAGPLWWSSLAYTQSPHNLVILHLGQLSGPNTVTAAIVAVNGLIAEGWINRRGTEGTEKISSVFSAPLRFVNKYLVAATVLLITLHLIGFFLYSRPIAQPPEAALKVGIVQGNIPNRLLRSSEGFRRAQENYTNGYLTLADQGVDAVLTPEGALPIFQRNLMETALVAAVKEKGVVGWIGAFGERGDSYTISLFTFNSKGEIVSRYDKSKLVPLGEYIPFEGILGGIVQRLSPLEAHQVPGSANQIFDTPFGRAIASICYESAFPEQFRRQAAAGGQFILSSSNDAHYTASMPFQHHAQDIMRAIETDRWSARATNTGYSGFIDPHGRTLWISGYNTYETHAETIYRRQTQTLYVRWADWLTPLLLISSGGAWLLIQLVGIQKKSAIKN, from the coding sequence ATGCAGAAGAAGCAGAATAAAAAGCAGGGGGAGCAGGGGAAGCAGGGGAGGCAGGGGGAGAGGTTAACCTCTTTACTGCCTTACTTGATTGCCTTAGCTAGCGGCATTTTAATGGGGCTAACCGTTGCCCCTGTTAGTGCATGGTTGTTGGCTTGGATTGCCATAGTTCCCTTGTGGGTGCTAGTTGTCACTTCAGCCAAAGGTAAAAACCAATTCCCCCCTGCTTTCTTCTGGGGTATTGGTTTTCATGGTGTCGCCCTATTCTGGATTACCGGAATTCATCCAATGACATGGTTGGGCGTTCCCTGGTTGCCAAGCTTGGCAATTACGATTTTTTGTTGGGGATTTATCAGTGTCTTGGGTGGGGTATTCCTGACTATTTGGGCGGCTGTAATGGTTCGCCTAAACGGACAAAAACCGTGGTTGCGTGTACTGATTGGTACAGCCGTCTGGTGCGGTTTAGAAAGTCTATGGAGTGCGGGTCCTTTGTGGTGGAGTTCCCTTGCTTACACCCAAAGTCCGCACAATCTCGTAATTTTACATTTGGGGCAACTCTCTGGGCCTAATACTGTGACAGCAGCGATCGTTGCTGTAAATGGGTTAATTGCTGAAGGATGGATAAACCGCAGAGGCACAGAGGGCACAGAAAAAATTTCCTCCGTGTTCTCTGCGCCTCTGCGGTTCGTTAATAAATACTTAGTTGCTGCCACAGTATTATTAATTACCTTACACCTCATAGGTTTTTTCTTATACAGTCGTCCCATCGCACAACCCCCAGAAGCAGCCTTGAAAGTGGGGATTGTTCAGGGTAATATCCCAAACCGACTTTTACGAAGTTCCGAAGGGTTTCGTCGCGCCCAAGAAAATTACACTAATGGGTATTTAACTTTAGCAGACCAAGGTGTAGATGCAGTTCTCACCCCAGAAGGAGCCTTACCTATTTTCCAACGCAACTTGATGGAAACTGCCTTAGTCGCAGCAGTAAAGGAAAAAGGTGTAGTTGGTTGGATTGGGGCTTTTGGCGAAAGAGGAGACAGTTATACAATTAGCTTGTTTACTTTCAACAGTAAGGGTGAAATTGTCAGTCGCTACGATAAGTCCAAACTAGTACCTTTAGGAGAATATATTCCCTTTGAAGGAATTTTAGGCGGGATAGTTCAACGCTTGTCTCCTTTGGAAGCACACCAAGTTCCGGGTTCAGCAAATCAAATATTTGATACTCCTTTTGGTCGGGCGATCGCTAGTATATGTTACGAATCCGCTTTTCCTGAACAATTTCGTCGTCAAGCTGCGGCGGGTGGACAATTTATCCTCAGTTCTTCTAACGATGCCCATTACACTGCATCGATGCCATTCCAGCACCATGCACAGGATATCATGCGGGCAATTGAAACTGATAGATGGTCAGCACGGGCAACTAATACAGGATATTCAGGTTTTATAGATCCTCACGGCAGAACCTTGTGGATATCTGGATATAATACTTACGAAACTCATGCTGAAACAATTTATCGGCGACAAACGCAGACTTTATATGTGCGTTGGGCTGATTGGTTGACACCGTTGTTATTGATATCCTCTGGAGGAGCTTGGCTGTTAATTCAACTTGTGGGCATACAAAAAAAATCAGCGATTAAGAATTAA
- a CDS encoding XisI protein, producing the protein MATVNEYRQHIQNLLTERAKLVWDDRIQAQTIFDTERDHYQLVYVGWRGSKRLYGTVLHLDIIDRKIWIQQDGTEVGIANQLVELGVPKEDIVLGFDPPKMRHYTDFAVG; encoded by the coding sequence ATGGCTACCGTCAACGAATACCGACAACACATCCAAAACCTGCTAACAGAACGCGCCAAACTCGTGTGGGACGATCGCATCCAAGCCCAAACTATTTTCGATACCGAACGCGACCACTACCAACTAGTCTACGTTGGTTGGCGCGGCTCAAAGCGACTGTATGGCACTGTCCTTCACCTCGACATCATCGATCGCAAAATTTGGATTCAACAAGATGGTACCGAAGTTGGGATTGCAAACCAGTTAGTTGAACTCGGTGTCCCCAAAGAAGACATTGTTTTAGGCTTTGATCCTCCAAAAATGCGACATTACACCGACTTTGCAGTAGGATAA
- the gyrA gene encoding DNA topoisomerase (ATP-hydrolyzing) subunit A: MTTSQERIIPIDLRTEMSQSYLEYAMSVIVGRALPDARDGLKPVHRRILYAMHELGLLHDRPFKKCARVVGEVLGKYHPHGDTAVYDALVRMAQDFSMRSPLVNGHGNFGSVDNDPPAAMRYTECRLQALTSAGLLHDIEYETVDFADNFDGSQQEPTVLPARIPQLLLNGSSGIAVGMATNIPPHNLGELIDALVAVIHNPEITDLELMQYVHGPDFPTGAQILGTSAIREAYTTGRGSITMRGVANIETVEQRGRPDREAIIITELPYQTNKAALIEKIAEMVNEKRLEGIADIRDESDRDGMRVVIELKRDAYPRVVLNNLYKQTPLQANFGANMLALVNSEPQVLTLKQFLTVFLDFRIESIARRTRYELRKAEERDHLLQGLLIALSQLDPIIVLIRHAPDAPTAKGELITTYGLSEVQADAILQMQLRRLTALEADKIRLEHEELQAKITDLQDILARRERVLEIIETEVAQLKTSFATPRRTVILPGEGELDDRDLIANEKAIILVTEQGYIKRMPVNTFEAQSRATRGKAAAKVKDDDTIEHFLTCCDHDSILFFSERGVVYCLRAYQIPASSRTSRGTPIVQMLPIPKEEKITSIVPVDEFSSEEYLVMLTKGGNIKKTELAAFSHIRANGLIAISLEEGDQLRWVRRARVEDSVIIGSRNGMAINFRCNHEQLRPLSRATRGVKAMKLKNKDELVGMDILPAAILETLDVAEAEIAETEDIETIETEDIEITETNEESAEVPSSGIVGPWVLVITMGGYGKRVPVAQFRLQNRAGQGLMATKFKNRKTKDKLATLRIVNNDDDEIMMVTNRGIIIRQAVNAISIQSRSATGVRVQRLDEDDAITGVAIVPPDATDAEEAE, translated from the coding sequence ATGACAACCTCACAGGAGAGGATTATCCCGATAGACTTGCGAACCGAAATGTCGCAGTCTTATCTGGAATACGCCATGAGCGTGATAGTGGGTCGGGCGTTGCCAGATGCCAGGGATGGTCTAAAACCTGTGCATCGTCGCATTCTCTACGCAATGCACGAGCTAGGTCTGCTGCACGATCGCCCCTTTAAGAAATGCGCCCGTGTGGTGGGGGAAGTGTTGGGTAAATATCACCCCCACGGTGACACAGCAGTATATGATGCCTTGGTGCGGATGGCGCAGGATTTTTCCATGCGATCGCCCCTAGTTAACGGACATGGTAACTTTGGTTCGGTAGACAACGATCCGCCAGCCGCCATGCGGTACACAGAATGCCGCTTGCAAGCTTTAACTAGTGCTGGTCTACTCCACGACATCGAGTATGAAACCGTAGATTTCGCCGATAACTTCGACGGTTCCCAGCAAGAACCGACAGTGCTACCGGCACGGATTCCCCAGTTGTTACTCAACGGTTCCTCTGGGATTGCCGTGGGTATGGCAACCAACATTCCGCCACACAATTTGGGCGAATTGATTGATGCTTTAGTGGCTGTAATCCATAATCCCGAAATCACCGATCTCGAATTAATGCAGTATGTCCACGGCCCAGACTTTCCGACTGGGGCGCAAATTTTGGGGACATCAGCCATTCGAGAAGCTTACACTACCGGACGTGGTTCTATTACCATGCGTGGTGTCGCTAACATTGAAACCGTTGAACAACGGGGACGACCAGATAGAGAAGCAATTATCATTACTGAATTGCCCTATCAAACCAATAAAGCGGCGCTGATTGAAAAAATCGCCGAAATGGTGAACGAGAAGCGTTTAGAGGGCATTGCAGATATCCGCGATGAAAGCGATCGCGACGGGATGCGAGTTGTCATCGAACTCAAGCGTGATGCTTATCCCCGCGTCGTTCTAAATAACCTCTACAAGCAAACGCCACTACAAGCCAACTTCGGTGCAAATATGCTGGCGTTGGTGAATAGCGAACCCCAAGTACTCACCCTCAAACAGTTCTTAACCGTCTTCTTGGATTTCCGCATCGAATCCATTGCCAGACGTACCCGTTACGAACTGCGGAAAGCCGAGGAACGTGACCATCTCCTGCAAGGATTATTAATTGCTCTATCCCAATTAGATCCAATTATTGTCTTAATTCGCCATGCGCCCGATGCACCCACAGCCAAAGGCGAATTAATCACAACTTACGGACTCTCGGAAGTGCAAGCAGATGCGATTTTGCAAATGCAATTGCGGCGGTTGACTGCCTTAGAAGCAGACAAAATTCGTCTGGAACACGAGGAGTTACAAGCGAAAATTACCGATTTGCAAGATATTTTAGCACGTCGGGAGAGAGTGCTAGAAATTATTGAAACCGAAGTCGCGCAACTAAAAACTAGCTTTGCCACACCCCGCCGCACGGTGATTTTACCAGGGGAAGGCGAATTAGATGACCGTGACCTAATTGCCAATGAAAAAGCAATAATTCTGGTTACAGAGCAAGGCTACATCAAACGGATGCCAGTTAACACCTTTGAAGCGCAAAGCCGTGCTACCAGAGGCAAAGCCGCAGCCAAGGTGAAAGATGATGATACCATTGAGCATTTTTTGACTTGCTGCGATCACGACAGTATTTTATTCTTTAGTGAGCGTGGTGTTGTTTATTGCCTGAGAGCTTATCAAATTCCAGCGAGTTCGCGTACCAGTCGCGGGACACCAATTGTCCAGATGCTACCGATTCCCAAAGAGGAAAAAATCACCTCGATTGTACCGGTTGACGAGTTTAGCAGTGAAGAATATCTGGTCATGCTCACCAAGGGCGGTAATATCAAGAAAACCGAATTGGCAGCGTTTAGTCACATTCGCGCCAATGGTTTGATTGCCATTTCCTTAGAAGAAGGCGACCAACTGCGCTGGGTGCGACGCGCTAGAGTCGAGGACAGTGTAATCATTGGTTCTCGTAACGGGATGGCGATTAACTTCCGGTGCAACCACGAACAACTGCGTCCTTTAAGTAGGGCGACTCGTGGGGTAAAAGCCATGAAACTCAAAAATAAAGATGAACTCGTGGGTATGGATATTCTACCCGCAGCAATTCTGGAAACTTTGGATGTTGCAGAAGCCGAAATAGCCGAAACAGAAGATATCGAAACAATCGAAACAGAAGATATCGAAATTACTGAAACTAATGAAGAGTCCGCAGAAGTGCCTAGCAGTGGCATTGTTGGCCCTTGGGTGTTGGTAATTACAATGGGAGGATATGGTAAGCGCGTACCAGTTGCCCAGTTCCGCCTGCAAAATCGTGCCGGTCAGGGTTTAATGGCAACCAAGTTCAAAAACCGCAAAACTAAAGATAAGTTGGCAACCCTACGCATTGTCAACAATGATGATGATGAAATCATGATGGTGACAAATCGCGGTATTATCATCCGTCAAGCGGTAAATGCGATTTCTATCCAATCGCGATCGGCAACTGGAGTCAGAGTGCAGCGTTTAGACGAAGATGACGCTATTACCGGAGTAGCAATAGTTCCACCTGATGCTACCGATGCAGAAGAAGCAGAATAA
- a CDS encoding Rieske 2Fe-2S domain-containing protein, whose amino-acid sequence MPALVMQIKSTLAYNRISSDRISISQSEISLETLCSLYPKNSGCQNYIPGSVALDKEGKQIDTNALLTIAKPGIPIFVKGLPDNSVDYLIIQDGPKIAEYAINPICTHLGCTVEWDLEKNHFICPCHGSQYDSQGRAAHGPAKRSLPLITIAGLFHYHLARLRINSEANSIHSSKDD is encoded by the coding sequence TTGCCCGCCCTGGTTATGCAAATTAAAAGTACATTAGCTTACAATCGCATCAGTAGCGATCGCATATCTATTTCCCAAAGTGAAATAAGTCTAGAAACCCTTTGCTCCCTGTATCCAAAGAATTCGGGCTGTCAAAATTATATTCCAGGATCTGTGGCACTGGACAAAGAGGGTAAACAAATTGACACTAATGCACTGTTGACAATCGCAAAACCAGGAATTCCGATTTTTGTAAAAGGCTTGCCAGACAATAGCGTTGATTATCTCATCATTCAAGACGGGCCAAAGATTGCTGAGTACGCTATCAATCCAATTTGTACCCATTTAGGATGTACAGTTGAGTGGGATCTTGAGAAAAATCACTTTATTTGTCCTTGTCATGGATCTCAATACGATTCTCAGGGTCGAGCCGCTCATGGCCCAGCAAAGCGTTCCTTACCACTAATCACTATAGCAGGGCTATTTCATTATCATCTAGCCCGCCTTAGAATAAATTCTGAGGCTAATAGCATTCATTCGTCTAAAGACGACTAA
- a CDS encoding HAD family hydrolase has protein sequence MTASSPTILALDFDGVICDGLIEYFEVAWRTYCEIWSFANDTPPDDLALRFYRLRPVIETGWEMPVLIKALVDGILDDKILHEWTSIAPKLLLDDKLQGREIGAKLDKQRDEWITTDLDGWLSLHRFYPGVIEKIKLTLDSGVKLYIVTTKEGRFVQQLLQQEGVNLPAESIIGKEVKRPKYEILRELKQEAENKPVSLWFVEDRLKTLHLVQQQADLEKVKLFLADWGYNTQAERESAQNDPRIHLLSLSHFAKDFSAWL, from the coding sequence ATGACCGCAAGTAGTCCCACGATTTTAGCCCTGGACTTTGATGGAGTGATTTGCGACGGACTAATTGAATATTTTGAGGTAGCATGGCGTACCTACTGTGAAATTTGGTCTTTTGCTAACGACACACCACCAGATGATTTAGCTTTAAGATTCTATCGTCTACGACCTGTAATTGAAACAGGTTGGGAAATGCCCGTTTTAATCAAAGCTTTGGTAGATGGAATTCTTGATGATAAAATTCTTCATGAATGGACAAGTATCGCTCCAAAACTCTTGTTAGATGACAAGCTGCAAGGAAGAGAAATTGGCGCGAAACTAGATAAACAACGAGATGAATGGATTACCACAGATTTAGATGGTTGGCTAAGTCTGCATAGATTTTATCCAGGTGTAATAGAAAAAATCAAATTAACTCTTGACAGTGGAGTTAAGCTATACATTGTGACAACTAAAGAAGGGCGTTTTGTCCAGCAATTGTTGCAACAAGAAGGAGTGAATTTACCAGCAGAATCAATTATTGGCAAAGAAGTCAAACGTCCTAAATATGAAATTCTGCGAGAATTAAAGCAGGAAGCAGAAAACAAGCCAGTTAGTCTCTGGTTTGTAGAAGATAGACTCAAGACATTGCACTTAGTCCAACAGCAAGCAGACCTTGAAAAAGTGAAACTCTTCCTCGCAGACTGGGGCTATAATACCCAAGCAGAAAGGGAATCCGCCCAAAATGATCCGCGAATTCATCTGTTATCACTGTCTCACTTTGCCAAAGATTTCTCTGCTTGGCTTTAA